TCACTTCCagtaattatattaataaagcTTGCTGAGTCACAGAAAAAGACAATCATTTTAATATTGAAATATATTACATTATTAGAgtttcacaaaaataaaaatgtcatgTCTAAACCTTAAATAATATGACATGGTTGTAATCAAACAACTAGAAGATAGAGAAGGGACATATGATAAATTAAAACTGCTAgtaaaaaatgtaaattaaattGAAGCATATACATGAGAAATAACACCAACAACAACATGGTCCTTAATTAGCACTTGTTGTGTAACAAATCTTGTGGTCCAAAATACTAAATTTTGAAACATTATATATGTCTACAAGATGTAGAGATCCAAATCAAGctagttaattaattaagtagcTAAAACATCTTAGCTTACACGGTAGTTGCATTCTTCATGTTCCAAAAAGCGTAGCACCCTCTAATAAGAAAACCACCACGTGCACATTTATTATGCTtcaaagtagaagaagatgattTAATAGTAGCAGTAGGAATAGAGgaccttgatgatgatgatgagtgtgaGAAGGAGACGCTACTAATTCCCTCATTATTACCATGATTATTATGATTTTCTCTCATGGAAAATgaaggagaagatgatgaattataattgtTATATGCAAATGACCAAGAAGATGAAGacaatgaagaagaagatgatggtgACCAAGATGAAGATGGTGACACATGATGAGCTTTCTTACTTGATGATAGTCTTAACCAAATAGTTGAAATGACATCATTGACCCTCTTTGATGAGTAGTagctcctcctcttcttcttggcACTAGTAGGGGTATTATTGGAATAAAAAGAGGGTGGAGGTGTAAGTGGTGGCAACAAAGAAGAATCAGACAAAGGGTGTTTAGGTGTTCCAGGTTGTGCCTCCCACGTGAATGGAACTGAAGCCACTGATTTTTCTCCATAGTAGAAAATTCTTGATGAAGAACCTTCTTCTTTGGCCATAAGCTTTGAGAAGAACCTTTCATCATGCTTTATTCTAAAGGACTTTTCAGCTAATGACGAATTATTTGAATGCatttttttgcttgttttgtGTATACTATATACTTTGAGCAATTTCCTTGTGTATTAATATATGCTGCTATGCCTCTAGCTTCAGATCTAAAATTGAATGCCTCTAGATCCGAAAATAAGAGAGACACATTATATATTagactctctctctctctctctctctctcttctatcATAATCTCCAAGTAGCAATATCTTAATGCTTTTGCTGTACCTTGCTCTAGGGACATATAAATATGGGTGTTCTACCTAGCTACCTCTATATTTGTAGATTTGATTTAATAatgatgaaaattttttaaataaatatacaaaaatcTACGCCTACAGACGATAAATTCGTTACCAAATtcattatgtatttatatataaatatatattttatattttaatatgtattttatattaatatttattttaatttgatgattgatttttagtaatttttaatcGTTGATCttgattatataaattatatatattttttataattaaaattaacaattaaaaattactgAAATATCAGTATATTGGtacacttaaaatttttttaaatatatatatatgtgtgtaatTGTTATGGTGCCTACAAATGTTtacctaattttttaaaagagttaaaaattaatatttaatcttaaaagtataaaaataaaaaattattaaatatttaaaacttaCTATATCAAGTAAATTAGGCAAAGccaatgagttataactcaaatggcATAATTTTCCTATACTCAAATAAGAGGTCGCGAGTTCGAATCTCCTATCTTTAgtacaaaaaaaaagtaaattaaacaaaCGTTAGACACTATACTATAAGCATCATAGAattcatcatatatatatatatatatatatatatatatatatatatatatatatatatatattttatattaatatttaatttaatgatttttttgtataCGTACCgataaataaatatagcttTTGTTTTGTGCATCAACTATATAAGAGTATACAAGAGCAATAATTTGTGTCACTAATGAAAACTGATTTCTAATTATcattgttatatattttaaaacaaaagaatataaatttaattaatcttttgaaaaaaaacattaatatagtcataaaataaattgacaacgtataaaaattcaaaaaaaaatcacaataatCATATACTAATATAGACCATATGAAAATAAAggtaatttatttaaataaataaagtagagATCAGTTTTATGATTTTATCCAATTACACATTTTTGAATAAAAAGATGTAAATGCATTTTTCATAATTCTATAGAAACCATTCCTGATAGCAGCGGATTAGGTTAGAACGTAAACCGCTACTAGTAGTCGCAGTTTACGTGTGTTGGGGGCTTAACAGAAATTGCTATAGACAGCAGTGGTTTCTGTAAAACGTTGGAGGCAGTGCTGGTTTAGTATGTCAAGAGTGTCTAGTATGTCAAGAGTTTCTAATTTAAAATGGGTGCTTCATTGTGGTAACGCTCAAGTTTCTTTCATGAATCAAATATTCACGTTTCTATTTGGAATAACGCCCCTCATTTTGGGCGTTAACAATGTCCATTTTGAAAAGAAGGTAGGCTCGCAGGTGTTACTTTTGGATGGAGCTCTTTGAGTTGGGTATTATTAATGCCAAATTTTCTTTGCAATAATCCTAAAGTAGTATCTATAGTACTAATATATCACGCTCTAGATGCACGCCGAGATGGGGGCTTCTCGTGCACCCACGTACCCCACGGAATAACAGTCTCCTTGTCGTCGTCGTCTGGGGGTGGTGGTGTCACGTCATCGTCCCTCCAAGGGGCACCGGCTAACTCAACCATCCTAGTGACCAGCGTGGGAAGTGGAAGTAGGTCACGAATGTGTGCTTGCCACATGTACCTCCTGATCAACCGGAAAAAATATACCTCCTTCTCCTCCATGACACAACCGATCAAGATGAGCATGTCCACCGGAATCTTAAAAAAGTGGGTAGTAGACATGACATAATGGGCGAATATCTACTGCCAAGTCCTAGCCTCTTTAGACAGATAAACAAATAGCATCCCCTTGAGCTTCTTGTTGTCCGAATCCATCACCCAAGGGGCTTCCGGTGTGGCAATTACCTCCCTCAAGGCATCATAATCAAAGGTCATACACTGCATTGCCACCTCTGCCTGCTCATAAACATCTGTGGCACCAGTCTTAGGTAGGCAATGCAATGCATCCTCAATAGCAGCCTTACTAACTAGGATCTGACCGCCTCATAGATAAACTGAATCAAGGATCGCTCTGAAAAAGTTACAGTAGAATTTCTTAACCCATGATGTGTTTATCCTTCCCAAATCTCTATCAACAAAACCCAGGCCTTATCCCTCAATGCGGGCCATCATGGAGCGCCTCAGGTCATCAGGAAGGGCCAATTTCTTTTCAATGTTTAGATTTTTCTTTCGATAGGTTGGGAAGCGTAGCTCACAGTACAAGTTAGGAAACTTGGCTGTGTTAGTAGGCTGAAGCTGTTGGTTTGCCTTATCCACTTCATTGAGTGAGTTTTTGGCATAGTGGACATAAGGAGAAAGAGTAGGCGCTTGATGTGTCTTCCTCTTCCTAGAGGTAACCTTGGCTTTCCCTTTATCAGCCATCCTGAAAAAAGAAATAACAGGATATAAACACTTAAACACGTAGAGGAAAGAAAGCAAGGAATGATACATTTAGAAAATAAGAGGATTGACATATAATCATGAAGTGAGTTAAGAAATCAGAATTCTTGGAATGCGAGAAATATGATTCAGGAATCAAACAAAGCCACAAACCAAAAACCCAAGCCATATTTGTACAATGCCTGTTCACTAAGCCTAATAAGCGTCGTACCAAAAGAATGGTAAAAGGGTCAGTTTGaaagtgaaaagaaaagttaATTGGTTAATGAAATCAGAGGTTAGGGAACCGGTTCAAAAATTAGTAGTATGAGAATTATTGGCTCAATTAAGAGAAATGCACAAAGTATGGAAAACAAGCATGTTCACATTCATGAGGAAGATGTAGTCATTGATGatgaaatataaaattttgcaTGAAAGCATGTAATATGAAAACAGTCAACAACAATGCCATGGTCACTAGATGTACAACTATCGGCATAAGGATGTGAGATATTCACTATgtgtaacaaaaaataatttgaaaacaGTTTTGAATCAAAAGGGTTAGATTAGTGAAATTTGCCAATCAATTGAATGAACCTTAATGAAGAAAATCACAAATCAAAGTCAAATGATAGGTTTAGTAAAAATCAAAGTGCATTTGACTTAACTTGAAACGTGAACGCACATGAAGGTTCAAATTGAAAACATAAGGGTGGGCAAGATACTAATTGTCACAGAAATCCGACAAAGAGTTTCTTGGCTCAACCCTTTCAATACCTATCAACGGGAATTAGAACAACCATGGGAATGCTAACCAAGTAGCCTAGGGATTGAACTTGGTAAGGTCTAATAACCTAAATTGAAAAAGCTGCAAGTTCAATTCTAGGtacaagttgaagaacaagacATATTgcagaaaattgggcagcattttGACAGTAATTCGGACGTTCTTGGATAGCATCAAGCAGTAAAAATAATCATATGAGTTTAACATATCAAACAGACAAAGTAATCAAGGAATTCATATGACTCGGCAGCATTAAACAAGCAAGGCAGCAGGAGAATCAGGTCACATGAAACAGAAACAGCGTAGCATACTAACACCATTCATCAAACAAGCATGCAACATTCAAACAAATAAACACAAACGGAACATTTATCAGACCTAGAATCCTCTAACCACATCCTAACTATCTAACTGCATACATTTCTATCTAATCCTAACTAACAAAGTAATTAACTAACTAATCTAATCTAATCATtaacaaacaaaat
This sequence is a window from Arachis stenosperma cultivar V10309 chromosome 10, arast.V10309.gnm1.PFL2, whole genome shotgun sequence. Protein-coding genes within it:
- the LOC130957926 gene encoding protein MTL1-like, whose translation is MHSNNSSLAEKSFRIKHDERFFSKLMAKEEGSSSRIFYYGEKSVASVPFTWEAQPGTPKHPLSDSSLLPPLTPPPSFYSNNTPTSAKKKRRSYYSSKRVNDVISTIWLRLSSSKKAHHVSPSSSWSPSSSSSLSSSSWSFAYNNYNSSSSPSFSMRENHNNHGNNEGISSVSFSHSSSSSRSSIPTATIKSSSSTLKHNKCARGGFLIRGCYAFWNMKNATTV